One Acidobacteriota bacterium genomic window, GATCGTCAAGAAGAAGAAGATCGCGAAGAAGGCGGCCAAGAAGAGGGTCGTCAAGAAGACCGCGAAGAAGGCCACAAAGACCAAGGCCAAGAAGAAGGTGGCGAAGAAGTTAGCGAAGAAGGGCGGCAAGAAGACCGCCAAGAAGAAGGTCGTCAAAAAGGTCGCGAAGAAGACTCCCCGCCGCACGAAGAAGGTTGAGAAGATCGCCACGATCGCGCGGCCCGCAAAGGCGGAGAAACTCGCAGCACCCGCCAAGAAGAAGCGCACGAAGCTGACCCCGGCGCAAAAAGCCGAGCGCGCCGCTCGCCGGAGAAAGGTGGCTTCGCTCAGGAAGATCCTTCTCGAACGGCACGACAGTCTTCTCGCCGCGTACAACGCTGCAAAGGGGAGTACGCGGGATTCATCTACGGATGGAACCGAGGATTACATCGATTACGCGGTCAGTTCCTACGACCGCGATTTCATGTTGTCGTTGACGGAGATGGAACGT contains:
- a CDS encoding TraR/DksA family transcriptional regulator encodes the protein MAARSVKKKAAKKKATKKKKKTKARVTKTAKKKTNKKKKIVKKKKIAKKAAKKRVVKKTAKKATKTKAKKKVAKKLAKKGGKKTAKKKVVKKVAKKTPRRTKKVEKIATIARPAKAEKLAAPAKKKRTKLTPAQKAERAARRRKVASLRKILLERHDSLLAAYNAAKGSTRDSSTDGTEDYIDYAVSSYDRDFMLSLTEMERGQLRLIEDALARIDRGNYGNCMNCSQEIPVKRLEVEPWARYCIRCQELYEMGQLEEADFEDDDDNVLDEATEAASGKAGDDDDL